CTTTTTAAAGACATAACATATATTTAATCGTAATCTAGAGAGTCGTACGTGGTGTTTTTACAAGTTTATCAAAATGGTATTCCTACTATTATTTCTTGCTTATTTGGTTTGTTGGGATCTCTAAACCTGTTACTATGTCTCCtcgcattttattttgaagttagTTAGCGAGCGAAGAACTCTCAACGACAACATGCACTGTAGGGCTACAACAAGGAACTCAAAATGCTGGCAAAAAAAGCGGTGAAAAAGTGGTAAATAACGTGGCAGAATAAGATGAGAAACGATATCAGGTAATAAAAGAGGCCTGCTTAAGACTTGGCGATCAATTTAGCCTTGGTTTATAACTCAGTTGAAGGCTATAGataagctagctagcaagctatCTTGAGTTTTTGTAATGCTTCAGGTGTTTAGCCGGCTAGCTTACTAACGTAAGAGATCAAAATTTTCCAGATAAAGGAAGGGTGTGACATTAGTATGGATAATAGCATCATTTATGTCCGAGAAAGAGGCAACCTTCGTCGTGTTAGTGACATAGTCTTGGCACAGCCAAAGATAGTGTCATCCTGCAGGAGGACAAATCCTTTTGTGCTGAGGAAAGAGCACTTTATATTCACCTACAATGCAGAAGGAAGTCTGAGATACACCACAAAATCTCTCTTTGACATCACTCTGTTGTTTGTGGCTGACAACATTCACCATGTGGACTCTCTGGTGGGCTTCCCCGAGCAAATAGGAGACAGACtgtttgcagcagcagaggagaaccGTGTATTTCTAAACACTAATATTTCTCCAAAAGCCCTGCAGCTTTTCAGCGATGCATATGGGGAGATGGTACTTGGATCCCTCTGTCTCAGAAATAGGTGAGTAATAGTGGCAGCATACTGTATCTCCAGCCTCCCAGTTGTCTTTGCaagaaacagcagcatctcTTGGGCCCTTTCGTTTCTTCAGGTTTCCACTCTTGCATGAGAGGatggatgaaataaaaacttttcaCAGTCTGAAGTCTCTGGATCTGTTTGGCTGCAGACTGGGCGATGAGCATGAGATATTCCTGCACCTAACGTCCAGCTCACTGGCAAGGTCATAGCAGATTTTATCAGTAGCAAAGACAAAATCTAGAGAAATTAAGAGACAAGTAACACTTTTGCTTTGCTTCTTTAGCAGCCTGATTCAGCTTTCCATCGGTGGCAACTGTCTGTCAGATGTCGGCCTACAAAGATTGACTGCACCTATCCGGATGATGAGGAAGGGACTGGACTGCCTTCAGTTTCTCGACGTTTCCTGTTAGTAGCCAAAATACGATCCGTTTTCATCTTGAAGTAGCAGCGCAAAAAACCACCACCTTCAAATTAAGAA
Above is a window of Acanthopagrus latus isolate v.2019 chromosome 21, fAcaLat1.1, whole genome shotgun sequence DNA encoding:
- the lrrc42 gene encoding leucine-rich repeat-containing protein 42 isoform X1, with the protein product MDNSIIYVRERGNLRRVSDIVLAQPKIVSSCRRTNPFVLRKEHFIFTYNAEGSLRYTTKSLFDITLLFVADNIHHVDSLVGFPEQIGDRLFAAAEENRVFLNTNISPKALQLFSDAYGEMVLGSLCLRNRFPLLHERMDEIKTFHSLKSLDLFGCRLGDEHEIFLHLTSSSLASSLIQLSIGGNCLSDVGLQRLTAPIRMMRKGLDCLQFLDVSYNPISERALRYLTCFPKLEKLDASGTDLKLGTRLKTTIRDLLGLIYSEKALDTFDHSGCKTEGWAEQVVNQWETNGSQVPKQKKMDESRTSALRFFGRQKFVREVLNAAPLVCQSEEEAKKERLHFCRPAANGHIPERQTPATTNHQAKPSWHNIKKRQRQTESSDSSRQSPPTKRVSSSALSAEDIDLLNSY
- the lrrc42 gene encoding leucine-rich repeat-containing protein 42 isoform X2; amino-acid sequence: MDNSIIYVRERGNLRRVSDIVLAQPKIVSSCRRTNPFVLRKEHFIFTYNAEGSLRYTTKSLFDITLLFVADNIHHVDSLVGFPEQIGDRLFAAAEENRVFLNTNISPKALQLFSDAYGEMVLGSLCLRNRFPLLHERMDEIKTFHSLKSLDLFGCRLGDEHEIFLHLTSSSLASLIQLSIGGNCLSDVGLQRLTAPIRMMRKGLDCLQFLDVSYNPISERALRYLTCFPKLEKLDASGTDLKLGTRLKTTIRDLLGLIYSEKALDTFDHSGCKTEGWAEQVVNQWETNGSQVPKQKKMDESRTSALRFFGRQKFVREVLNAAPLVCQSEEEAKKERLHFCRPAANGHIPERQTPATTNHQAKPSWHNIKKRQRQTESSDSSRQSPPTKRVSSSALSAEDIDLLNSY